In the Corvus cornix cornix isolate S_Up_H32 chromosome 27, ASM73873v5, whole genome shotgun sequence genome, ctcctgcccccagccccttctgcagcctctccccaccccccttcccagccctgccctcctgcccacCCCCAATTCCCACACAGCCCCTTCCAGATCCCACActccagttccaaccccctctTCCCCTCAGCCCACCCCCTCCCTCTTCCATCCTCACGCCggacccctgcagccccccggCCGCCTCTGACACCGCTCCCTCCCCTCCGCTCCCGCCCATTCCCAGCTCCTACAGCCCCTGCAGCCATCCCGGCCCCTCACcgcccgcggcccggcccgcagGAGCCGCGCGGGACTCCGCGCCTCAAGGAGACTCCGACCGCGGCCGCCGCATCTTGGCGCTGCGCGCTTCCCGTCGCCCCGGAAgtgcccccgccgccgccatgtTGCTGCGCTGACGGGCGGGGATGGCCGCCATTTTGAGCGCGGCGACGCCCTCAGGAAAGGCGCCATGTTGAGTGTGGCGCGCCCTGTGGGGCACGGCGGGATGGCGGGGGCCGGACGCCTAAATCCCCCTTTTTTCCTGCGTATGAATTCCCCTTGTGTTTTCTCCATTAATCCCCACCCTCATTGTTTTTGTACGGAGGTGCCTGCACcgccacccccccccccccaaaggGGACCTGCCCCAACACCAACAGGGCAAatggtgggtgctggggggcaAAGAATCCCGGAGACGTTAAAGtgggaaaagccctccaaggtcCCTCCaggaccatcgagtccaagctgtgcccgatccccaccttgtcactgagtgccacgtccaggccttccttggacacctccagggatggggactccaaacctccctgggcagccccgTGCAAAAAAGTGCCCCCCTGTTGGAAATAATGTAACTTCCCtaactaatttttaattatttgttttaattcctcATAAGCAGTGCCTACTTCTAGCCAGCACAAGTTAAACTTCTTCACAGACTCTTACTCCTGTTTTGATCATTAAGTCACCAAAACTTTGAGTTTGTTAAAACTAACCCTGACAAGCTTCAACAGAGCCAAAGGGATTCGAAGATTGGACATCTGGGACCTTAAATTTATGGCCCTTTACGGAGTAAATGGAAGATACAGAGGAGACTGAGGCCTGGAAAAATGGAGATTCCCAACAGAAAAAGTTGAgaaaaagatgataaaaaacCTAAAGAATGTGGCCTAGCTTAGCATGAAGACCAAGAAATCAATAACCAATAGTGGACAGAATGCTAATCTGGGAAGAGAATTATTAGAACCAATGGACAgtaatttctttgttaaaaaatatgtaaataagtGAAGATATTTTGTATTGATGTGGAGGCTGGGGCTCTGTCAGCCACACACAAACCCTGGCCGAGAATAAGCGATGCCTGACTCgccaacacaaaaaaaaccagtgttAGAGACAATTTTGGAGGATTTCGGTAAAACCCCTGCCCCTCCTCACCCCTCTGAGGgcttccctccctttctcccccagTTATTCCCCGCAATTATTGAACTTCCCAGCTTTTTCCTCACAGCAAATTCATTTATGAAGCAAATCGCAAGCAACACACGCTGGAAAAGCCGCTGGGGGCAAAGAcggagggaggagaaggaggagggagaggaggacgacgaggaggaggcagaggaggaggaggaggagggctgcCTATGGCGTGCAGTGCCACCACTTGAAGGCGAAGGGTCGGCGCTGGACGTTGGTGCCGCAGCGAACCTCGCCCAGGCTGCCGTGGTACGAGGCCACGTCCTCCAGGAAGcggcagcacagccccagcgGCTCCAGCAGCGCCCGGATCCGCCGCTCCAGGCAGCACTCGCCGCCCGCCACGGGGCCGAAGGGCTTGGGGATGCCCAGGTCCTTGGCCAGGACGATCATGGTGACCTGCGGGGTGACACCGGTGGACATCGGCGGTGTCGGGACGGATGGAGCCCAAGGAAAGACGCTGATCGCCCTCCTCCACCCTCCTCAGCGCCACTTTTTGTGGCTGCCCTCCCTCAGGATTCCAAATCCAGCAgaattccccctttttttatcattaaaacGTGCCTCACCCCTTGCAATTTCAGCACTTTTTTGCCTCCAAACCCCACTGCAAGCACCACAAAGCTACCACGCTGTGATAGACCTGTGTTTATCCATGCCCTgctggaaatatttcctttctctagacagctgggggtttttttgggggcAAACTGTGGGGAAAACATGCCTCTCACCTTGCAATTTCACCCCTTTGCAAGGGTTTTGCCTCAAAACCCCGAAGCCGCCAAGCTGTGTTAGACCAGTGTTTATCCTGGAGatatttccctttcttcctagacagctgatttttttttttaggaaaactcTGGGGACTCATCCCCCTCACCGTGTTGGGGAAGTAGGGCACAGCTTTCCCCTGCTTGTCCAGCTTGAAGAGGGCCGGCAGGTCGATGAtgtcctcctccagcagccccagctccttctTGAGGATATCCCTGTTCCAGTCGATGCAGCGctggaggggatggagcagggcgGAGAAGGGCCCAAAATGCACCACGTCCCTGCAGGGTCTGTGCCACGCTGCGGTGGTCACGGCCAGGAATGCGGATGGTTGCCCGGAATGTCGGGGATTACCTGCACGTACTGGTTCTGCTGCGTCAGGACGTCGTTGGAAAGGACCTTGTTGATGGTGACGCGTTTCGTGTCTGTCCCCGAGTACCCTAAATGTGCAAAACGCCCTCAAAACGAAGCAGCGCTGGCTTAAGGTGGGGTATAGAGATGGAAAAAGTCCTCAAAAATCCCAATTTCCTGAGACAGAGGGCCAAAGCTTGGGAAACTGAGGGAAGAAAACCTCTGCCTGTTGGAAAGAGCTTTGGAGAAGTCCTGtcatccctcctcctgcccacgGGAATCCGCTGAATTTCTCCACAGCAACCCCCTCCATGAGGTCACCCCGGGTCTGGGGACGGCCGGGTCCCCTCGGCGACCTAGAGGAACCCTCAGAGATACGGAGACTTCTCCCAGCCCTGACACAGATTGTGCTCAAAATCAcaattcaagggaaaaaaacccccagtgcTAATCTGGACAGGAGAGCCGCCAGTTGTCCCGCTCCGTGCTGGAGCTCCGCTGGCATTTCCAGAGGCTCCATGCTGGGGAGCAAACATCCCCTCCACGCAGAGGCCTTTATCCCTCCCGTCCCACTCGCTTTCCCGAAATAGGGCCGGAGGaggccgggggcggcgggcaggCATCCCGCTGAAGGACACGCGGCGGGGGAAGCGTCcccgcgcggccccggcgccgcACGTCGCCCTGGGCTCAGCTGCCGCCACACGCTGTCCCTTGCCTTTGAACATGGTGGCTTGTCCCTGgccttccttctgcttctcccGGAACAGCCGGTAGCAGGCGGCGGGACTGGCCAGCAGCATCCGGAATCGCTGCGGGAATACGGCCCGGATCAGCTGGAGGACCTCAGGGACTCGCTTGTGCCAAGAACCTGAGCTTAAACTCTTAAAATCAGGccttttttgctgttctctAGTGCCTTTTTTAACCCATGGAGGGTTTGTGGGCATAAATATTCCAGATTTGAGCCATCCAGGCCAAGGCTTGGTTTCCCTGAGGGAAAAATTTGTGTGAGAAGCAGCCAAAGCTGtgacagagggaagagaaatgtTCTGAAAACATGTGGCCataaatgttcctttttttgagCCATCCAGGCCAAGGCTAGgttttcctgagggaaaaaatccGTGTCAGAAGCAGGAAAACCGTGATAGAGGGAAGAGAAATGTTCTGAAAACCCCCGGGagatgctgagctgctgcaaagcCCCGGGAATCCTGAGGCTGGAATTTCTTGGATACCTTGGCAGGCACCTTTTCCCTTGTATTTGCGTCCATTAACAGCCCAGCAGGTCCCCGTGCTGTGCTCAGATCCCTCATTTTGGGGTCGGGAGTGAAAGCCGAgcaagcacaggctgggggtgtCACAGGAGTGAGCTGTGGGGTTTTCCCGGTGGGATTGGTGTCCGGGAGAGGAGCACGGGGGGCCAGGGGGTACCTTTTTGTCGGAGGTGGGGACAAAGGTGACGAATTCGTTGACGTTGCCCACGGCCAGCCAGTCGGAGTAGAGCTCCACGGGAGCCTGGACGCGCTGGGCGTAGAGGAAATCCCGCACCAGCCCGGTCATCCTCCGGCCGGCGGACCTGGGGGGATATTCCCATCAACACCTGCCTGGACACTTGGATGGAAATCGGGACCAAGCTCTGGGGGCCCCCACCCTGCTCAGGCACACAATTAACCCGGGTTTGATGATATTCCAGGGCCTTTGATCCCAAATGTTCGTTTCCCCCTTGGCTTACGCAGGGAAGCTGCTGCCGATGAGGATCCTTCCCAAGGGATACTCCTTCCCGGCCACGGACACGGGCGGACTGACCTCCACGTTCCCGAAGGAGTCCAGGCTGGCCGTGGCTTCAAAGAGGGGCTCCTTGTGCACGTAGCCGAAGTCGGGGCCCTGGCGGAAGAGGAATCGCCCTGGATCCCTGCTGCTCCCGTGGCTTTATCCTGCTGCGGGGTGGGTGAGTGTGGCAACAACGGGGCCTGTCCCGAGGGGAAGGGAAGGCGGGAGGAGAAGGGTCTGGAGGCGCAGGGATAACCGGCACAGCgcaggagcagagcccgggcctGCAGCCGGGGCCTGATCTCCTGTGTCACCCCGCAGCCAAGGTTCAAGCGGCCACATTAAGGTAATTGGGCAGCCCCGAGCGCAGCTCCCGGCCGGCTCTGCGAGGGAGGTGAGCTCCAGCCCCTGAGGGTGACGCTGCCCTGGGCGCAGAGCCACCCCAAGGGCTGCACGGCACTTAAATCCTGCTTAAGCCCTGATTTCCAGGACTTAATATATCTGGGATTGGAGGTGCCGTGTGTGCAGGGGTAATTagctcctggctctgtgtgccAGAGCCCGAGGGAGTGTCAAAAACAGGGCAAAAATGGCAGGGATGGGATCAAAATCCcgctttccctgctctccctttgAGTCGATGCTTGGAGCTCCCGGCAGCCCCTGGGATGAGATCGGGTGTCCGCTAGGTTTGAGTTAAATCCCAGCCACTTGTCAGGGTTGGGTTTCCATAGGTATCAACCAAACACACAGGTCAGGAGGAGTGAGCAGGGAGACCTGAGGGTGCACAGCTTCCACCCAGAAACTCCCTTTTGAAACCGAGGGGGTTTGGAGACGCTGGGGTGGAGAGAGCACCGCTTTCCCCGTGCATTTTTGGGGTGCATTTCTGGGGGATGGCCGGGATCAGATCCCTTTTTGTCCGGGCGCTGAGGGAGGGCCTGAGCACGAAGCACCTGCTCCCAACCCATTTCAGTTTAATAAAACCACGGAGCCTGCCCGGTTTCATCTGTCAGGGCTCTGGTTCATCCCAGGTTTGCAGGTCACATCCAAGTGCTATCAGTTCCACACTGATTTTGATGGGATAATTCCCTCCCGTCTCCTTTTTCCCTGGCAATGGGCTTCCAGGGGCTCAGGGCTTGACCCGTGCCCCTTGCGTCGGGCGAAGTATTCCTAGCTGGAAAATTAGATTGGAAAGATCGGGGTGGGGATTAGGGGAGGCTTCCAAGCAGAAATTGGAGGATAATGTGTTAGCAGCTCCCAAGGCTGAAATTGCGGCTCTAAATATGAAGCAGAGCAATTCCTAAAGAGGGCAGATCCAAGCGGTCGGATTCGCTATTCCCGCCCCGCCGGATGAATCCAGGACTGGATGTTCTCATGCCAGGCATGAGAAAAGATGGATTTCAGTGCTCCCGAAAGCCCCCAACCATCCCCAAAGTGATCAAagctgggatttgtgctcgtctCCCATTACTGCcagggctgaggctgctccagcgCCCAGCTGGGGTTGGGGACAGCGATTCTGTGGCTGCCTGGGGGTGTCCTGCCCTTTCCACGTGGGGGAATCTCACAGGGATCGCCCAATCCAGCTTTTTTCCATGCTGGGCTCTCCCAAAATGCCCCATACCAGGCTtgccctgcccatggccagcCCTTTTCCTTGGCCAAGGAGCCCACAGGGAtgttcctggtgctgctgcatccCGTTCTCTTCCGAGGAAGTAAACTGACCCTCTCCcgctttccttccctctcccgCTCGGAAGCTGCTGGAcattcccaggcacagaggaggaaaggaaaaaccagCTTGTCCCTGGGATGCTCAGGGGGAAGAAATCCCATCCCAGAGCTTGGCAGGAGCCTTTCATTCCCAGAGGCGTCAGCTCCTCCTTGccctctcctccagcacccTCTGGATCAGAGGTTTTCCGGATGGCTGGGATGTGGATGAGGCGTTGAGGGGGTGAGGCTGGAAGCGGAGGGAGGCAATCTCCATGCAGAGCTGTTCAACTCTCCTTTTCCAGGCAATTCCATGCAGGGAGCCAAGGGCAAGGAGGCTTTTAGGAACGGGAATCTGGGCTGGGCATAAACCCTGGAAGCTGCTCCCCCGGGAATGCAGGGAACCCTTCtctcaccagcagctccttgatGGGGAGTtgctccatccctctctccCGAGGGGAATCCAGCACCACTGGGAAGCTCTTGTGGGGAGCGTGGGTGTAGCCAAGCTCGATCTCGTCCTGCAGAAGGGAGGAGATCCCGCGTGGGGCACCGGGAGGGAAGGGTTTTCCCGGTTTTTGGAGCCCCCATACCTGCATCCAGCGGTCCCCACGGTTGATGTAGCCGAAGCAAACCTTCAGCTTGCAGCCGGCCTTGGCCGCCAGCATCTGGATCTCCTTGGTGAACAGGTAGTTGTCCTTCATGCTGGAGGAAAGGACGGAAAGGATGGGAATTCCCTGTTGCCAGCTCCTCCCCTGCCCGGCGCCAGGACCGGCGCGGCTGGGACGGCACCGCCTTTACCTGCACACGAAGAGGTTCACCGGGGCCAGCGTGCTGGGGGTCATGATCCACGGTGCCACCCGGAACACCACGGTGTCCGTGAAGATCGGGGAGTGCGGGATGCCCTGAGGGAGAAATCGGGAGCGTTCCCCACGCCGTTCCCCCCAACACCCTCCCCCGAGGTCACTTTGGGGCCAGCTAACGGGATCAGCTCTCCGTCCCACTCTCCCTGTGGCAGCCTCCCATCCGCTCCCGTTGCTGGGAGTTGCCAGACCTCAGCCAGCGGCTCCAGGAGGCTGACGTGGATGGACACCAGCCCCGAGAAGGTTTCGTCGGGAAAGCGGAGCCCCTCCACGAAGAAGTCGAGCTCGGCGGCCCCGCCGGGGTAGGGCACGGCGTGGAACAGCTTCCTGCGGCCCAGCACCTGCACGTAGCGCTGCCCAAAGAAGGGATCTGCcgggagggaaaggggaaagcGGGAATATCCCGAGCTTTCTTTGGGATTCGTGCCTGTTTCCTTGGGCAAGGAGCTCCCACGCGCCCGCCGTGCCGGGGTTTCTCCACCTCTGTGGAGATCCAGCTGTGAGAAGCACCTTGAAGCAGGAGTTAAGGGACTGGGAATTTTGTCATGGACAAGAAGGACGAGGGAAAACGTGTCGGCCTTTCCTGGAATGGAGCAGCCCTTGGGAAGGTGTTCTCATGGAGTTTCTGCTCCTCCACGGGAGGACAATGccccatccctcctgctccacaCTCCCTCTGCACGGAGGGCTGAgacccagctcctcctggcacaTTCCTGGGCCGGGCAAGGGCTTTTGTTCCCAGAAAACAAATCCTAAATCCCTGTGTCCACGGAGAGGGATGAGGAGGGGGAAAGTTTTCCAAGTGATTGAAAAGAGGGGATATTCAcggggaaaaaaatggatgaagGGATGTTGGGAGCATGATCTGAGGGGTGTGGAGAGGACAAGGGCAGACATGGGAAGGAAAGGGCTTGTAGGGATCTCAGAAACACCTGGGATgatgggaggaggaaggggaagagaaggaggaagaggaaggggaagaggaggaaaaggaagaggaggaaagagaagagaagaggaagaggcagaggaagaaggggaaaaggaggagggggcAGAAGAAGaagggggagaggaagaaaaggaaaaggagaaaggggaacaggaggaaggggcagaggaggaagaggcagagcaggaggcgAGGAAGGCCTTACTCTGCACATGGAACACCCCAACTTTGTCGGCGTCGTTGGCAGAGATGGAGAGGACGATTTCGTAGCCCCGGGGCAGGCGCTGGGGCCCCTCGGTCCTCAGCACCATCTGAGCCATGTCCAGCAGATCTGGGGGCACACAAAGCAAACCGGGGGGGTTCTTCCACGTCCCCTCCTGGGGTTTGGATCTCCTTCCCAAGAAACCCGCTCTTCCCTCAGCACCAGCCTTGGCAACCTGGAAAACCAGCCCGAGTTCTGCTGGCAGAGCTTGCGCCTCGTGGGCTGTGACCCAAATGCCCTTTTCG is a window encoding:
- the LOC120411320 gene encoding protein-arginine deiminase type-2-like isoform X1, yielding MAGEMPRGERTLRLQHGSRIEALCVLGGHVRADVFGAAPAGAVAFGVKHTEGVSVDVLFRGRAEPEAVPGAGTRWPLDEGTVLRFSMSRASSEVNDNKVTVSFFAEGGKPINQAGVFLTGVGISLDVDADQDGVVEKNSPNKASWAWGPEGHGAILLVSCDKEFPFIPPSDCGHEQVFNREDLLDMAQMVLRTEGPQRLPRGYEIVLSISANDADKVGVFHVQNPFFGQRYVQVLGRRKLFHAVPYPGGAAELDFFVEGLRFPDETFSGLVSIHVSLLEPLAEGIPHSPIFTDTVVFRVAPWIMTPSTLAPVNLFVCSMKDNYLFTKEIQMLAAKAGCKLKVCFGYINRGDRWMQDEIELGYTHAPHKSFPVVLDSPRERGMEQLPIKELLGPDFGYVHKEPLFEATASLDSFGNVEVSPPVSVAGKEYPLGRILIGSSFPASAGRRMTGLVRDFLYAQRVQAPVELYSDWLAVGNVNEFVTFVPTSDKKRFRMLLASPAACYRLFREKQKEGQGQATMFKGYSGTDTKRVTINKVLSNDVLTQQNQYVQRCIDWNRDILKKELGLLEEDIIDLPALFKLDKQGKAVPYFPNTVTMIVLAKDLGIPKPFGPVAGGECCLERRIRALLEPLGLCCRFLEDVASYHGSLGEVRCGTNVQRRPFAFKWWHCTP